The genome window tataaatgtataCAAGGATTCTGCTtaacgatatatgaaaaatgtttataaagtatatatggctgtgtgttgaattaaagaattaatatcctcctgtaggtgcggggCGAGGAGGAGGGGtccaaatattgaggaccttgcACCCACCCCTCCCCTcaattacgtttcatcttcctacgccactgagatACGCCTGTAAATGGATCGGCTATTACGCTTAATCAGGCCAATGTAACCGAtagaatataattatataagttgccctcttagtggtgttattacatctatatccactagccggatgagattttcacCGACCCGATTTCGAACTCAAAGATCCGTTGTAAACATACAgtcaatgccgacagatacaatttcttgttgtgtttggcgatattttaacgatgataaacattgccaatagttcaaattaaatgctgtaattttgaaaactttctaatttcctGTATAAGAACTTTTGTAGGAAGTAAAAAACCCTAAGAAaactatgtaaatctaatgatttagtaccTTTAAGGTAATTATACATTGTAGGATAAAGCTGCTGGTCAATTGACATTAGCTAGTAATTCCCGACTGTTCCTTTACGTAAAAGATGTAGCGGGCAGCCTTCAGAAACAAAATCACATTTAATTCAAGTTGAATGACTGAACACATTTGTTATTCGTTTGAAACGTATGTGGGAATGTTATGCTTGAGTGAATATCAAAGCGATGTTTATGTGTCCAAGGATAGTTCAAAATTGCTTACTGTGAAGTTTTTTTGTCGCTTCAAAGGTCATGTTACAGAAACCATTGaattttgcccacgaaccaaaaCAGCCCAGATGCATTTTGTAGTACTTTGACAAAGAACCTTTCGAGATACTTTTATAAAATTCAAAAGGCCCTAGGCGCCTGCGCTGCCCGAGGTCTACTCCAGGGTTCTCTTTTTGATCCAAAACCATATCAAATTAACGTTCAAGTTCgtaaaaatataaatcatattttcaaaagCATACATTTCTGCAGATTTTGACTGCATATTTGTAgctttcaaatttaaaatgaatattttacagAGAACTAATGGAGTTTGTTTGAACGCGTATAAGAAAAACACAGCATGTAtaggaagggaggtaacttgaGTTTGCCTATGAACTTATtaagttggttttttttacatcaggttcatatatatatgatttcaaatCAATATAGTGTATGTTACTTATTTACAGGACCACAATAAAAGAACAGTGCTTTTACAATTATCTTAtagtgtgtacatgtatatataccatcTGTTAATGTTAAAGTAAAGTCTGCAAAATACCatctaacattttttttatcttaacaacTAAATCATTTATCAAATCTAGATCTCCCTTTAGTCAATCTATGTGAAATGAACAGCCATGCCACCAGAACTTTTGTTACTATTCTTAAAATCAACTTGATTAGATAACATCTTCATTTTATCTGTTTTCGATGTTTTGCTGAAAACAGTTTTTTAATGTGTCAAAAATGAGTGGCTAAGTAAAAAATTTGGATATCAAATAATTCTTGGACCTTGATAAAATAACTTTCATTGCACTAAAAGATAGGTTAATATAAATTGAAATACAGTACGTTTCCTATTTAtctgttttaaaaatgtatattttgtgcaTTTATATAGTGCTTTGTAGAAACTTTAAAACACTAGGGGCTATGGAGGCCGTATAATTAAGATATCTCGTCCTCGATGAACTTAAAACACGGGGTCCTCTTGACGGGATTTTGTCTTGTGGCGAGAAATCTGTGTTCCGCATCATCAACAGGGTACTGCAAACCTTCAAACTCTGGGTTTCGAGTTCGAATTCTACGATGAGTAGTTAACAAAGTGTTATAATGTACCttctatatgtgtatgtatattgttgttatttaatttcatttcaaactaTGTGTACATTTTGCCAGAtggactcccattactctaatgataatcttAATCTGCATCATGAGTGAACAAATGTAGCCTAGACTTGGAGTAGTAATTTCTATATAATCCAGGGTGTGAACAGGATGCATAATAATACTACATAGAACAAAATGCGATAAAACAAAACTTGACGCTTTTGTCTATATTATTCTTATGGtgtaaattaaagaaaaacaaagaacaaaaagaaaatcaCGATATGGAAATAGGTTTTCGCTGAGTAGTTGGTTCGCGTCAAATTTATTCTTTTGTACTCAGATTTATTACATCCATTACACAAATCGCAAAGAATGCAACACAAAACTTTGAACATGTAGTTAGAACATGAGTAaataaagggggataactcgaGTTTGTCTGTCGAATTCCGTGGCTTACAACTATATTTTGGTAACAGTTTGACTATGTGTAATtctaaataattatgttttgataGTTTATGTAAATTTTACCAGAACGTATACATAAATATGCGTGTTCCGTTCATCTATTTACTAACGCATTAtctattatatacattttgccgttctttgaactttgttatccgaatgaaaatttaattttgctGTGAATTTTCTGTAATGATCACATCTgaatacaatctgattaaaatcagatCTTCGATTACGCTCTGATACTCTACGCTCCAGTACGAAGGAGCGTAGAGTATCAGAGCGTAATCGAAGatctgattttaatcagattgatctGAATATAGGACGTTACATGTAAACAAAAGCTgataataaaatacttttttctaAGTTCGACTAAAAGTACGAATCTGAGCCAGACTGgatgtatttttttaatcataaaCAGCTATTATTTATCGTatgagttaaagatgctccaccgccgacaaagcataaatgatattcatcattgaacaataattggtgtttgatcatgtattaacacaaaaaacaatataacataagttatttcgcctttggtgcatgcgcaatcagtacttccttccatataggatatagtgacacggatttttttcgggatgcaattaattatttttcatattttttaacttgaagtaaaattagaagctcaaacttttcaatggtggtaatggtgtaaagcaagtaacttttgtaactgaagaaaaatacaaaatcatctgctcctgtttttgatagtgaaaaataccatttgtcagcgctggagcatctttaactatatTTATCTCAATATGctcaacaaaaataaataaattacattatatattttgtaagtaacAGTTCAACCTTTCTATAGAGCTCACGGAAGGGACAAAACATTTTCAGTTTTTATAGCTAAGTGATCTGTGTCTAAACGTTAAACTGTGTAGCATTGGTCTTTTTGATTAAACAGGTACGTGGTCATTACACAGAAGTGGTTGCTAAGacaggtctaatgtataaaagttGTGTAGAGATTTGGTTAGCATTGTTAGTTGTGATGATACCAATCAGACGGTTGGTGATGTGGGCCCAATTACTAAAAGGTGATCACATTAAAACTACTTCTTTTAAGCTTTATATAAAGTTTACTATCACtttaggggttactatcactgtcgttatatccacccttggaATATTGCATAGCAAAACTAAAGACAGTTAAGTTCCGGAATATAAAAGCTGACCAATTAGATGCCttactaaaaaaaatcttttaacattTATAGAGACAGCGATGTCCAACTTTGAAGTaacaacacagtcaaccacaagGTACCGTTACTTTTTGTTTAGCATTATTTAATACGTTTGATGCGCATCAAATACTCTAACTACCTTCTGCTCTTTGGTCGTACACAGAATCTTCAATTTTGCTATAAAGTATTTAGGGTTGAGTATAGAGGTGTTTTTAGTAGCCCATAGAGTATAGAGGATGGGTTAACATTTGATTAGCCAGATTATCCTTTGAACAATTGAGGCGGGTCTATTGAGAAGTATATGATAGTGTTAGAGGGAACCGTGGACGCTGAAAAAATCAACTACTGGGTCCTCGCCCGTGATAAAAATCCACTATCCGGCCACTTTTTTGGTGGGCCCACACTACACCTTGTAAATTGGGGTTCACCCGAGGCTCTAGTGTATTCTTGTAGGGTCCCACTACAAACACCTGGGATCTCGGCAAATCTCGCGCCTCGGTAAGAGATTCAATTACTGCCTGGGTTCTCTCGATGAACGCTAGGTTGATATTGGCCGTTACGTCCATGCAGATGTATAAACGTTAGACTGCTGTTGGATTGTGTAGGATGCCAGGTATTCTAACGGTCTGAGGCACAAGAGTTCAATTTGTACTATGCGTGGGGGGTAGCCTTCATAGTCGGGTGCAAGCCGTCAGCGTAAATGTTATCTAGGTAGTCAACACACACACCCATGGGGTTAAACATTTTGCCGTTCTTTGAACCTTGTGATCCGAACGAAAATTTCAATTTTCCGTCCATTTTGGTCACTTTGATCCTATGATTTCCACTATCTGCTATGATGACGTCATCACGACTGTTCACGGTGACGTAATAGGGGAAGAGGAATTGCTCCAATGTGTCACCGGCTTCACCAAACCAATGTGTCTGTTTTCGTCGgtcattgaaaataaaaatccgATTTTTTGACATTCCTGATACTACCACTTTGTTGCGATTAGTAACGACAACTCCGAACGGGTTTTCCTGAGCATATTTATCGCCATATTGGGCAATGAACCTACCATCTAATGAATACTCATGAAGAACAGCACCGTCCGATTGGCTTACAGTTACCAACAAAGATCCGGATCTGGAAACTGCGACATCCCGTATGGAACATTTACAGCTGAAACTGTGCTTAGCTATCCCATTAAACCCCATGATAGTTATAACATTTTTTCCACAATCTGCCACCACGATATCCCCTAATGGATGCACAGTTAAGCCGGATATATTGTTAAATTCTGCGTCCTTTTCGCCGAATCTTCCGAACCGTGCGGAACATTTTGTGCTCGGTCGAGAAGCTTTAGTTGAAATGGGTCTGCGTTCCCCTCGCTCAGAATTTGCACTTGGAATTCGGTTGGAATGGAAGCTGTCTGGTCGAGCACTTGATCGGACTGCATCTTTCAGGCTAGTTATAAGATGGTTGTATGGAAATCCGGAAACTCCATTCGGTGGAATCGTTATATcctacaaattaaaaaaaatgtttgttgagGAAATGAAATTATTCAGTTTGAGGCGTATTTATGGTAAGGGTTTATGCTTCTTTATAGGGAGAATGTATTGAATATGGCAAATACTTTAAATCAGTATCTGCTattcagaaaataaaaacatttctgCAAAATAAGTACTGAAGTGTGTACTTCGATTAGGTGACACGCTTAAATATGGCACTAGATTGTATAGTGTCCCTTCAATCGAAATATCAAGGAGAAATCTCCGGCAATCTTCGGAAATGCATATGTATATCCGAAGACTgacggaaatttctccgagatGTTGCTATTGGGTATACCTTTTCTaacagtttacctgtaatttcCATATCATACACTCATAAAGCTATGGCATGACTTATAGGCAAGACTTGGTATATATACccaattgtacatttatttcgGTGCATTAATACATATAACGAGAAGAATTTTTAGGGGGGAAAACAACAAATTGTGTGCATGTGATAATGatcatatatataagtacatgtaccggtattataaagtgtatttgacattttttttaacacaaAGGTGATAGATATGTGTACAAATGTACTATACATGTGTACAGGACCCATGGTAAAACAAAGCCCGAGAAATaatgtatacaaacattttttgtttgttccaaatgcacatgtatgtacatgtagactaCGTGGTGTACAAATATAGAAACGTATTTAAATGCATCTGTACGTGTGTACAAAACACATCTGTCCATTTACTGAACGTATGTGTATACGATTGCTAATTGTTAAAAGGCATTATTGAAAATCGACAATTGGAAATTCTATCTCAATGACTTACACAGAACCCGTTGTAATTGTCGAGGAATATTAATTATTCAAAACACTGGTATGGCTAGGCGCCTCTTCAGATCGGCTAGTAGTAAGTTGTTAACATACCTGGCGTAATCGATAAATCGTCAGGTGTAAAACAATGGCTGGCAATTTCTGAACATAAAGGAATTTTGTTATCAGAATTATAAGGTGGTGTAACGATAATAAGAATATTACCTGTCTGCAGACTGGGCAGGGGAACACAGTGGAACCTTCAAAGCGAGATAGGTACTGCTTACAGTAATCGTCCAGACATTTTTCACAGAAAGTATGAAGACATTGAAGGGCTTTCGGCTGATCGAACGGTTGTAGACAGATCGTACAGCATAGGAATGAATCCTCAATCTGTTGGGCTATAGTCTGCTTTCTACTCTGCATTTCCTCACCTTTACacaaaattaagattaaatGTTTGTCGTTTTGTAAACTCCATGGTCATTGTCAGGCGATAGTTTCAGAGGAATTCTTTATAACCCATGAACTGACCGCTAAATCCTCCCAGtaacaacaaaatcaataaacatTGATTCTTTGTATGAACGTGTACCACAGTCACGTGACGGCGCCAGTCGGGTACTATAAacacattatgtatatatacgaAATGCACAAGATATGTATTAAATGGGATTTAAATCCGTTCAAGTTGGATTAGCACTGACAGGATAATAAAATGGTATAagatatatacaggtataaacTACGATGGCCGATAGCAGCCTGACACAAAAAtatagtaaagtaaatgtgtcaCGCTGTTTAACAGCATCActatgacacaaaaatctctagtaaagtaaatgtgtaccgataatttgtactgtaaacagcatgacacaaaaatctctagtaaagtaaatgtgtcacgatattttgtacaaaacataatgacacaaaaatctctccAGATGAAAATGTGTCACGCTGTTTTACGTtacagcatgacacaaaaatctctcgTGTAAAAGGAGACCGAAATGTGTAGGTAATCAAACATGTCATTTTGGGGCGAAGTGTCTTTTCGCAGAAATATGTCTGGTATTCGAAAAATAGCAGACCATGAGAAGAGTTCGCTTATAGGTCGTTAGAGAAATAAAACAGGTGTGTGATATACGGAATGGTCGCTTGATCCATTGTTGCACGCGTATTTGTAGAGGATTTTTGTAAACTTACCAAGGAAGCAATTGAAAAGGCGGGACACCAAAATGTAAGTATATTTATTATCGagaatgtatttattttatcgATTTTCATCTGTTTAATAATTGATATGCAATTCATAACCTATATTAACTATGAACCATACACATCAAACTTGATAAAGGGTCGGATTGCCTCGAAAGTTTGACATACTACCTGGCCGTATTTATATCACTTGTTGGGATTGTAGATTGAAATTTCAGTTTCGATATCTTACGATGGAATTGATATCATTCACGCCTTctttatatggaaatatcaAGTTATTTCATTGACATCTTAGTAAGTTTTTGTTCTTGAGGTCAATGATTGTTGTTTTCGGAAACATCATACGTCTACTACAAAGACGATTCATATCTGATATACAATATGTGGGTCAATCGTTAGTCATATCACAATCTTAATGAATTTCCGCGAAATTAAATGTTTGTCATGAAAACTAACCACACCTAAAGACCTTTCTCAAATTGTATGCAAGCCTGACAGTAATACATCAAATCGAGGCTAAGTGAGCACAGGCACCGTAGCAACGGTAAATACAATTAATGCaacatatctttaaaaaaacaaacacacattgTTGTTGAATGTCATAAAAAATAGGATGAATTGttcattttaatcaaaattcttAATACTGAAGTATAAAAGAAGGTTGATTATCAACATAGGCAGAGAAAAGTTCCATAACGGTTGAAGACAAATACAGATTTATCTGtacaatattacatgtacagtatatgtgtTTACCATcagttatataattttttacGTGTGTATTTCTTTTCTACACAGTTAAGTTAATGAGTGGAAAATTTCATACATGCTTTACATAGATGGAACAAATATCGAACTATAATTTTGTAACAAGTGTTTAGTTCTTTACCGTAATTTTCTATGTGAACGTGCCGGTTGATATATCCATGCATATAACCTTTTCCTAAAAACGAAATAACACTTGTGTGCCTTATCAATAGGACATTAATGTTAGAACTGATAAAATCTAATATACTTTTATGTCAATTATTAGAGTGAATTATGTCTAAAACTAAcatattaaatttatatttctgGTAGATATTGAAGAGCTAAAATAAAGTAATTGAATATTATGATCTATGGACACCTATAATAAAATCTTAACAAGCGTTCTTTGAAAGAAAACCaaatatatttactgatatgatAACATTCTATTATTGCATGAAAAACTTAGATTGCACTTTCAATCGCAACCCCTCTTTTCACTAATTATTGTTGTAATTAGGTTTAAATGGATGATATGCTGATGTATATTCATGTGGTACATTGCACTAATTTTGTaggatatatattttgtgaccACAACATCAGGGGTCACTTTAGCATAGCTGTTTGGAATATGACCcttagattttgaaaattgccCCTATCTTTCAGGAAATGtcttaatatttatttgttagtGGCCCCTCAAGAATTGTCAAATACTTCAAAATGACCCACGCATTTATCAGTTAAAATTGTCCCTGCAGCATTTGTAATTTATAACGTAGAATGTGCTTTATTTTGTGATACTTTATGATGAAATCGGgacaataaatatgtatagtCAAGACTATTTAAACCAAAACGGGCAATGAAAAATGGGCTTTGTAGCTAAGTGGGCCATCAAAGGGTCAAAAAGtctaaaattgatatttttgggGACCAAAAGGAAAttcgtcttattaagcaggtggtcgttatacacAGTTTATGTTTATTAAGGAATACCTTACTctaatataattacaaaattgcAATTTTGTGAACATATTTGGTGTTTGTCATTGTTCACACGTCATAGACAAAGGGTGATTATTGGAGTAAATAAGGATTGGTAAAGGGGACAGCCAGAGCTAGGTACAATTTGTGATAACAACTTTATTTATGTGTACCTTAAAAGGGAAATTAATGGTAAAATGTGATCAGAGGGGACAGCTGTTAAATATAACAGACTGGGACCTAAATACAGGCCTAAAGGGAATATGGGGGAAGGCAACTTGAAACTCTGATAATGAAGGTTAGGAATGGTATTTATACTATTTAATTGTTTGGTTCTTGTTCCTTGTTTATTTGGCTCCCTACGTGTCAAATATATAGCCGTATTCCAGTTAAGGCAATTAGTACCAATACTAAAAAGTATCTTGGCCTCAGGAAAAGAAATCACTGACATGGATGCCTGCGTTTTCTTTCCTCTAAATCACAAATTCAGTTGACCCCAATTACTGGATTACAGCTAACACGAATCTGAGACCTGCTCCACAGCAAGCTGTATGTACCAGAGAATGTAGTGATGGCGCCAAATATAAACTCAAAAATGCGTTAGACAAACATTGGAAAGAACAAGAACTCTTATACAACTACAAAGCCtttatacatcattaatttattattattaccggataaaaatgtattaactgtaaactctatattttgtctgagtcttacggaagcgtattaggctcacgtacgaaaatattttttaggaaagcgaaaatgttttatttggcggccgccacaaataattatctggcggccgcctaatatctggcggccgccagttatttggcggccgccacttaatttatctggcggccgccagataattaagtggcggccgcaatataattatatggcgGTCGCCAGATAAGTATATGCCAGAAatttaagtggcggccgccagataattatttGGCGACCGCCacttaattatctggcggccgccaaataaaacattttcgctatcctataaaatattttggtacgtgagcctaatacgcttccgtagAGTCTGGTATAGAGGACTTTACATATAAGTCCTGAACTAGAAATaaacttatcttatcttatcttatcttaatgATTTGTAACAATTATTTTTCTGACAATGATGTATTTATCTAAGAAGGGGAATTTAGAACGCTTGCAGTACATTACTCGCATGGTCCTAGTTATTTATTCGATTCGAGTACTTATGTAATTTTGTGATCATTTCCCTCCAAGACTTCATGATAGAAATGCATATTCAGTTACACTATAGTCATTTgtatctgttttattatgtcCTTTGGACTTTATATTGTAAATGATAGCTTTACtgaatttgttaaattttatcaaatatatcagtatCAGTATTACTTTTCTGTGACATATGGATTCCagtcataaaaatatatttaccacTACTAATTTACATTTTCTCCAGGGCATCAATCAAAGTACGGAATTCTGAAAACCTCGAAGATTCGCTGCGTTTCTCTGTTGGAGAAATGGAATTCTCCTTGATAGACCTAAGTATGCATttcatatatgtttatattgaccCGGATATATCCTATACTAAGTACACGAAGACCGTCTCAGTAATTTTATTCGTTAACGACAACTGGTTTATTTGCTGTTTTAGTTAGAAAATGATCAGTTTCAACATTACacattaaattatataataaacgAAAGATAAAAGTATGAGTATTACTCGATGTGAAACAATACAAAAGTAAGGGGAATAttaagaaaatattcaaataatctTGGAAACACCTGGAAATATACAAAGGTGATACACTCATGTATCCCAGAAAAGTATCCATGTTTTGCTCCGTCGACACTCAGTGTATATTTAAGATTAACCCATGTAGTTGATACCCCGTTCAAGAGAGCAAGGCACACTGTCGCAAAACTGTTAAACGTGGTAAAAAAAGACCCACATACTATATCTCATTTCAAAAGGGGATTACTATTTTCCAATGGCATCACTGTTACGGGAATTTGGCTTCTTTGTAATCTTCATAATTAACATTTCCACAATCTTCCTAGATAAGACGACATTTGTCATAATACAACGTGATTGCTTATCGGAACTATTCGCCAGATCACCATGTTCACAGTCATTTAGTTTTAGAACATTCATCTCTGTgaacaaatcaaatatttatactgtaaaagCTATTTAGTATCGAGTTTTGTGCAACATGAATATACTATAAGTTGGTAAAGTAACAATATGTGTGATTTTGATaatgaagttttttttgttCCAAATTGTTACAGGAAGTGCATTTCCATCAGCACATTCTTTGAGATACAAAGATAACGAAGGAGATGATTATCATCATGTCATATGTAGGGATGGAATCTTCAGGGAACCTACTGGTGGCTGGGAATATGAAGGGAGAGAATACATAGCTATGTGTTCATCACATGCTGGTAAGTTTGTTCACATAATTTTACACAGGATAAAAACACTTTAATCTAAGGAATTTAgtgaattaaattaaaatagcCTGTTAGAATAACCTTTCTTTGTGTGAGGTTCTCATTTTCGTTTGTTTGTCTTATCATATGTTCCCTATTACCGAGGTGAGCTGAGAGTTTAAGTGGTTGCATGATCAGTTTGTTGTTGATGTGGAATGGGCCCCTTATT of Argopecten irradians isolate NY chromosome 7, Ai_NY, whole genome shotgun sequence contains these proteins:
- the LOC138327165 gene encoding tripartite motif-containing protein 3-like; the protein is MQSRKQTIAQQIEDSFLCCTICLQPFDQPKALQCLHTFCEKCLDDYCKQYLSRFEGSTVFPCPVCRQDITIPPNGVSGFPYNHLITSLKDAVRSSARPDSFHSNRIPSANSERGERRPISTKASRPSTKCSARFGRFGEKDAEFNNISGLTVHPLGDIVVADCGKNVITIMGFNGIAKHSFSCKCSIRDVAVSRSGSLLVTVSQSDGAVLHEYSLDGRFIAQYGDKYAQENPFGVVVTNRNKVVVSGMSKNRIFIFNDRRKQTHWFGEAGDTLEQFLFPYYVTVNSRDDVIIADSGNHRIKVTKMDGKLKFSFGSQGSKNGKMFNPMGVCVDYLDNIYADGLHPTMKATPHA